The region GGATTGGTTTTGCCGACCATTCGGCAGTTGAGGACGCCATATCGATTCTAGATTCGCGGAGCCTCCCATCTGAAGTTCATTCGCTCGGTCGTCCTACACGGTTGTCTGCCAACCCCGTCGTCAGTTCAATCGTTCTGTACCGAGCCAACAATGGGCTCTATATGTCTAATGGAGGGGCACAAGTCTTAGAGCTTTCACTGTTAGCGAAGGCAGACGTCGAGACAAGCCTTGCTCGGACGCTAAATAGCAATGTGCCGTCAGAAGGCGAGCGGGCATGGTCCCTACCACTGTCCGACGACGATTATCTTTTGCTTACCAGCCTTTGTACGTTCCCGCGAGAGTCAATGGCAAATTGGTTCCTGCACCCGCGGTCGTATTGTGTCTCATCGATACAGGCAATTCCATAACAGCATGGTCATGAAATACCTTTCACGAATAGTCGTCTTCTTGTCCGGCGCTAGAGCAAACGCAGTTGTCGGAGCGTTGTCATTTGCGACTGTGGCATTATGCAGTTGGTTGGTCACGGCATCCGTTTATTGGTTGAGTTCTCCTCCAATGGTTCGAGGTATAGATTCCTTCAATGCCGCCCTGACGCTCGGTGGCGAATCCTCGACTGTAGGCGGATTTGACGTCACGAAAACTGCTGCACAGTCTCAAGTTGATGAAGGCAGTGGCAATGAAAGGGAAATTCTGGAGTGGGAAGTGAGCATCACTAATCCAAAGAAAACGCCAATCCTAAAAATTCGCGTTGAAGAAGTGAGGTCATCTTCATGGTTGTTCAGGGGCACATCCGAAATCGCATGCCAAATAGCCGTACCGGGAGGCGGCAACTCATGGAGCGACGATGCTAACGATGATTCTAAAACAGAATTTGAGCTTGTCTTGGATAAGTTTGTCCTCTATCGAGCGCAACCGGAGTCGATTCTGACGCCATTCACGTTTACGGTTGAAACCCCTGCAAGCGTTCACGTGTTTGACAAAGCGGTTACCTATAGTTTGCTATACGTGAATGAAAAGTCGGCATATTACAAGAACAAAGATGTTTCAGGCTACACGCGAGACGAACAAGCGGAATCCGTTCTTGTGAAAGCTCTAGCCTCTCGTTTCCGCAAGAGTTTTGGGACCCTGGCTGCGGATTCTCAATCGGCGCGAAGGGTTAACGGAATGATTCAATGGTGCACGGTGTGGGCATTCAGTGCGTTGATTATTGTCCTGGTGAGTCGTTACGTCACATATGTACAATTGGAGGAGGGGGCTCTCCCAGTTGAAGATCGAAAAAGAAATACGGGAGAGGAAAAGCCAGCAGTCGATGGCAATCCGATATTCACATTAGAAGAATTGAAGAATCCAAATCATGTGACAATCGACTCGAAGGCAGAGACGGTCCGCCTAAAATCCGCCGAGCACCTACGTTCGAAAGCCCAAGATCGAACAAGGCTTTGGCCTAGCAGAAATTCAACGTCAACCACACCGGTATTTTTAGAACTCTACAAAGAAGCGGCCTCGGCATTTCTATTGTCCCGTGACTACAAGGCTGTTCCAGAATTTGTGGATTCGAAGGCAGCTTCATTAATTGATGAGCGCAGTGCTCGTTTAGGTTCAGTTAAATACTTTCTTTGGGCGATCCCAAGTATCGGGTTTGTCGGCACGGTGGTTGGAATCGGAAATGCGCTTCTGGCGACTATTGACGTAGATGCGGAAAACCCTGTAACGGCATCAATTGCCAAGAGCATGGTATCAAGCAGCATCGGGGTGGCGTTTGACACTACCTTGGTTGCTTTACTTCTCAGCCTCATTGCTATGCTCATCTACCACCTTGCAACTCAGGCAGAAGAGTTGGTGGTCAGTGATGCCGCTGACAATGTACGTGAACTGTTCATTCAGGGCGGTGTGCATATCGATGAAGATGCCAGGGCCAGTGCGATCGTTTCAGCACTTACAAATTCTCTGTCCGACGTAGAAAAGTCAACTGCACAGCTAAAGGTTACCGCCGATGAGTTGCGAGGAATCGCAGGGCTTGATGAGCAAGTGAAGGGTGGTGTGAATCGAATCGGCAAGGCTCTCAATACATTGGCAAGCCGACAAACTAGCCAATTAAAAGAATACGCTGAGAGAACGGATAGAGTTTATCGAAGAGTCCGTTTCTTTGGAGTTATCTTGCTCTCGTTAGTGTTGGTCTGCCTTACTTTGACCGGTCTTGTCGCGTGGGATGCCTTTGCGGGAGACGGATGGCTTTCTTCGCTGCGGCCCGAACGCTAGAGACCTGCTCGCGAGTCAAATAGCCATCAACAGTGCGCGAATGAGGATTCTTCCAGCAAGGAATTCGGAAAAATGATGTCGACCATTAGTAATCGCTCCGACTCTGATTGCGTTGCTAATTCAAAGGTGCTCACCATGCATGGCCCTTTTTTTTGGTGGAAAGGCTGCCAGGAGTATTACCCGGGTGGTTGAGTATCTTGTGGTTTTCACGTGCGAGAGTGCTGAGTATTCATGAAATCTTCCTGCACTCGGTACAATGCATTCCTGGGTTTCATGGGCTTAAATCAAGGCCGGGCGTGAACGTCAGTGTGATCTCGTCGCAGGAGGGCGTCCCTCTTCGCATCGTCGGCATGTCAGCCCAGCAGCGGTGTGAAATAGTCTGGTGCGACGGGGACTCGGGAAAATCGTCATCAAGCCAGTTTTTAGGTCTTTCTCGACGGAGCCGCAGGCACCGATGCGGAGCGTCGGTCGAGGTCGCTCGTCCGTCCGTGTTCGAGCCGCGAACTCCGAAGGGTCGCCCCTGTGAAGCCAACCTTCGACACCTATTGACAGTTGCTACAATCGATTGCTGATCTACACCAAGTTTTCCATGTCAACGCTCGTCACGCACCAAGTGTAAATTCGGGTTCTCAACACATTCCTTGATTAGTCGCTTCTCTAAGCATGTGAGGCCATTATGCTTCGGACACTTCTTCTCTCCGTGTTCACGCTTTCCCTCGTGGCATCGATTGCATCAAAGTCAAGTGCCGAAACATTGACAGTGCAAGCATTTATCTTCTATGACGTAGAGGACAGAGCGTTCGAACGGGCTGCAAAAACAATGGCGCACGAGATTAAGGGTGAGGCAATTCAGGAGTTTTTGAAGGTCAAAACAAAGAACGACTTTCTTGAAAGTTGGAAGGCAATCAGAAGCCAAGCAGAAAACAACTCAGCAGTCGTCGTTGCGGTTCATGTGTTCACGCATGCTTCGAAGCAAGACGATCAGCAGGACGGCTTGGAATTCGCGCAAACAGGAAATAGCAGCGGAACCCTTACGAGATCCGACATTGAAGGGCTCCCGCGCTTGCCATGGGCCGATGACAATCAAGGCGTGCACCTGTACGGCTGCAATACGGGGCTGATTGGTGAGCGAGAGTGGGCGCCGGGCTCAGCCTTTACACAATCTCAGCGAGTAACAACCTACGCGTTAACTGGCTTTGGGTATTTCTCTTCTAATCCAAATCGATACGTCGAGATCAGCAACGCGGATGACGTCGTCTATCTCTATGCATACAAACGAGGCCGAAACGGTTTGCTCGGAGACGGCTCACGGATGAAAGAGAAAGTCTTCAAACCGTGAGGCTCGAGTCAAGGGTCAGGGCTATGCCAAGCTCAAGCCGCATTGCGTCAAGCACTTTCGAATTGTCAAGCAGGATCGCCGATTCAGTAATACTGACGAGTACGACAATTACAGCGACAAAACCGTCCCCCATCGTCCGATAAGCTGGCCTATGTAGCGAACAGCTGATGCCTGTGTCGATTTGATGGACTGGCCAGCTTTCACCGGTCGCGCAAGTTTTGGCTATTGAAGCGAGCGTCATCGCTAAGCAGGCAAGTGTGACAAGCGCAATTCAAACTGCGATCCGGATCAACGGATTTCATCGGATTCTGCGAGTACTTCATTAAGCAATTTTCCCAAGTGCATGTCTGTTGCTTTGTTTTGAATTTCTGATTGCTGTTTTTCATCGCAGGCGCGGAAGATACCTCGAAAATCCCGGCGGCTACGCTGGCTCCCCTTGTCGATCCAAATGAGTTTCGAGATTGCGGCGTCGGTGCGAGAGACCACTGGAAGAAACACTCCTTCAAATAGCTCGATTGTTTGAGAGCGTTGCAACTCTCCGGGGATCAGTTCCCTCGCATAGATGTCTAGTTTTAGACTCTCGCTTTTATCGAGAAGCTGAAATAGGCCCCCGCCTTGAACGGCTTGTCGGATGACACTTTCAGTGAACATGAAGTCGGATGATCCCAGCAGGTTCACCAAGTCATCAACTCGGCACTGCACGATCTCCGGTGATACGACAATGTCGATGTCCTGGGTTAATCGCGGTTCGCCATACGCCGAACTAATCGAGCCGCCAGTCAAGTGAAACGGAAGATCAATCAACGCTGCAATCGCGACAAACTTTCCGATCGTCCTTTCAAATGCTTCAACGGGAAACATTGGAAAGCTGTTCCTGAATAAGCTTGACCACTTCTGGTTCTCGTTCGTAGAGCTTCAATGCGACGTGCAACCTGACTTCTTCGTCCGAAAGACTTGGGAATTCGTCACGAATACGCCTCGCGATTTGCTGCCGCGTCCAAGCGAGCATTGCAGCGCTCCGAGAAACTTTTTCTGCAGGCGACATCGCTTTCCAGCGCCGTTCGTATTCCAGCTCGATTTCAGTCGCCGTCACTATAAATTGCTCCGTTCTTTGGTAGACGCAGTATAGACGATCATTGGGGCTGGACGAAGTGCCGGAATCTTGTCCGATCGACCCCCAAACGCTCCAGCTGGCCCGATCCGAGACGCGGCTAATGTGCCAAATGAACGCTCTGTGACCACCCCTGAATCAGCGTCGCTCGCTAGTCTGAATAATCGCCCGCGTCTTGCCACCGCGGTGGAGTCGATAGTTCGCTGGTAACTGAAGGGTGGATTCTCGTAGATTTCGAACATTTTGTGGAAGCCTGGTTGCAGATCGGCGACAATCGGGACCTGCGACATGATATTACTGATTGAAGTATCCCGGTGGTGCCTTTAATCGAGGAATCCCAATGTCCGACGAAGTACTGATCGTGAGTCGTCGAGAGCTGTTTGACGAAGTGTGGTCGGATCCAATGACGAAAGTGGCTCCTAAATACGGCCTATCAGATGTCGGTTTGGCAAAGGTATGCAAGAAACACCAGATTCCAAGGCCGCCTGTAGGGTACTGGGCAAAGCTGGAACATGGAAAAGCCACTTCCAAACCAGAACTACCCGAGTTGGACGAATCAGATCTTGAAGAGATTCGTTTCTTCCGTGTCGGCTTTGATGCAGGCGCGGAGCCGAATGGCACAAAAGCGGAAGTTCCCGATATCGTCGTCAAGGAAGATTTGCGTAAGCCACACCGACTCATTGATCAAGCACGTGCAAAGCTTCGAGCGGAGCAGCCGAATGACCGAGGGTTGTTGCACGCAAACTCCAAGTCGTGTCTCAACATATCCGTTACCAAGAAGTCTTTGTCCAGGGCACTACGCATTCTCGATGCGTTGATGCGGTACTGGGAGTCAGTGGACGGAACGGTTTCAGCCTGCGAATCTGGCGCTAGATTTTGCCGCGACGATGACGGAGTCTCAATTTCCATCAGTGAGCAAATCCGACGTCACGAGAAGCCGAATGAACGACGCTACTACTTTAAAGAATTCACCTACGAAGCGACTGGTAAACTAACGTTGTCCATTGACGGATGGGGCGATGGGTTGCGAAAAAATTGGTCGGACGGGAAAGTTCAGCGACTTGAATCGGTGCTTGGAAACGTTGCCTTAAATTTGGAAAAATGGGTGATTCATGTCCGCGATCGCCGGCTGGATAATGAGTGCGAGAGTCGGCAAAAGCAAGCGGCGGAAAAGATTCGCGAAGCAAGGAAGGCAAACATGGCCCGAGAATCCGAGCGAATCAAAAACCTTGATTCGTGCGTCGATGCCTGGGTTCGAGCTACGCAGATTCGAGGCTACCTTTCCGCATTGGATGCCAAGCTTGCCGCCAATGAGGTGACGCCGACTGATCCTGATCATTTCCCCAAATGGCGGCAGTGGGCGCAGTGGTACGCAGATTCGGTCTGCCCGGTAACGCCAACACCAACTCGGCCCGAGATCGACGAACCGATCGCTCGCACCAACAAGCGGATCAAAGAACTTGACCTTACTTCGAAGGCGCGCCGAGCTTTTGAACAAGGCCAGGTTGGTAACACCGACGAACTCGCCAGGCTAACGAGAGAGGAACTGAAGCAACGCTGTGGCGACCGACATTGGAATCTCTACAGCGAAGTCACGCAGATTTTGGAAGGTCTTGGCTACGATGTCAGTGATCGCTCTCGATGGTAGAAGCACCGTGGACGTCTCGTGTCCAGCTCCAATCGCAAGAACGAGGGTGTGCTCCTTAACGAGTTCAGACATCCGCAGGTGATCACCTATTGAAACCCCTGACGCACTATTCAGGCTTGTAAATGGCAGTTGGCTGAAGGTACTTCGTCAATACAGTATTGGGAATTTCGAGCAGGTCACTTTCGATCTCTTCCCAGTGCTTCGAAAGATCGACCGTTTCCCAGCGCAAAGAATGGCCTTGGATTGTGATTGACTCGGAAATGTCATGTTCCACTGTCGGGTAGAGCAGGATGCCGGTGGCCGTTTTGTGATTCTCCGATTGATGCTCCTGCGATTTCAAATACGCGTAGATCTGAAACAGATGGTCGCGGTTGAATGTCTGATTGCCCCATCGTCCAGTGACGAGAACCTTCGCAGTGAACTTCGTGTCAAGAATGATGAGGTGCCCCGACGCCTGATGTTGCAGCGTCAGGTCCGGATACATGACCGGCAGATAATCACTCGCGTCATCTGTTGGCCATGCGAGCTTTTGTTGCGGCGAAACTGACCAGTCCTCGAGATGGTGCGAGTAAAATTTCGCGACAAATTGCTCATAGATGTCGTAGAGAGTGAAAGCATCGCGATCGAGATAGGACAATCCGGTGATTCCAGGATCTTCAGTAGGCATTTGCATTTGATTGATCAAGTAGCAAATCGCCAGCATCAACCGATAATCATGGTCGTGCCGCTGCAATTGTTCTCGCCGAATACTCGCCGCCTTCAACTCGACCAAATCGACGGCCTCCATATCGCGAACGAGCCTGCGAAGTCGAGCTCTCAGTTTATTTGCCTCCGGCACACTGCTGCCGAATTCACCAACTTGAACCAGACGGGCCATCGTGCTGCGAACAATCTGGTTCTTGGGTACGTTGGCGCTGAATACCTGGAACTGGCAACAAGCGCGACCATGCTGAAACGACATGCGTTTCAGGCTTTCGTTGAAATCAACCCGACCTCGCACGCCGGCAATCTCCGATGCGTGATCCCGGTAGTCCCGCCCGAGTCCGATCCGCAGGCGTTGCTGAATGAGGTTCGCCAGAATCGTCGCGAGCAGTGCATCGAGTGTCGGTGCGTTCTCGACATCCGACTTCCAATGGGACTTCAAATGCACGACATCCCACGCATACAGCAACATGTGCCAGAGATTCCGCACCGGAATCCCGGTCTTGGTGAGCTGTGCTGTTGGGGGCCCCGTCTGGATCATTTCGCAAGCAATCCTTCTTGAGCCTGCTCAACTCGCTTGGCGTTGTCGAACCAGTACTCCTTCAGCAGCGGCACGATCTCAGTCCGGACGACGCCTTCATACCACTCGCGATCCAGCCCGGAGAAGTCCTCGCCTTTTGGGCAGAAAAAGCTGTGACCGACCTGATAGTTCTCACCGAGCAACGGATCCTCTGCGATCTCTTGATTCAGCGCGAGCATTCTGGTTGCGACCAAGTCCGCCAATTCTTCTTTTATCTGGCGGTCGAGCAACCACTCACGAAAGATGCTGCTGGAATACTGAGGCGTCAGAGTTATGAATGCGAATCGACGCCGTAGTGCATAATCAACGATGGCCAGCGAACGATCCGCGAGATTCATCAGACCGATCAGGTGGACGTTGGCTGGAACGAAGAAACGCGGCTCATCTTTCCTTTGGTAGACCAGCGGAACTGCAAACTCGGGGCCACGTTTGTCCGCCTCGATCAGCATCAGCAATTCACCGAAGATCTGCCCCAGATTTCCTCGATTGATCTCGTCGATGATGAAAACGTAGTCGCGGTCAGGATCGCCCTCGGCGCGTTTGCAGAATCGGTAGAAGATTGCGTCCTGCAAGCCAAATGTCCCAGCTTTATCCGGCAGCGGACGGTATCCACGAATGAAGTCTTCGTAGGAGAACGTCTGGTGAAACTGGACCATTTCCAATCGGTCGTTAGCCTTCTCCTCCATCAATGCGTAAGCCAACTTCCTCGCGACAAAAGTCTTCCCGACACCTGGCGCACCCTGCAGGATCAGGTTCTTCTTGGAGCGAAGCCGTTCGAGTGCCTGAACGATTTCCGGTTCCGGGAGGAAGACGCCAGAAGTGATGATATCATCAATGCTGTATGGCTCATATGTTGAACCTTCATCATCCTCATTGGATTCGGGTTCAGACGCACCGTCCGCATCCCACCATCTATTGCAGAACCAGTCGTAATCCTGATCTGCCCTGTTCCAGATGAAATCAACCAGCCGGCTGGAAAGATCGTTGTGCTGGTAGTCGGCATCCGTCCGCAGGCGCCAGATGGTTCGGCGGTCAGTGTAGAAGAACCAGTCTTTTTGCTTGAAGTTTGGCTCCCACTCTACTTCCACTGTCCTGCCATCACCGCGGTTAGCAACCACAGTGCCGATGGCTTTGATGGACATCTTGGAAACCGTGTTGCCCCGCGCGTCGAACGGAAGGTTCTTCTTCTGTGTGGAAGACGACTTAACGGCAATGCGATCGCCGACTTTAATGGAGCGAACTTCTTCGAGATACTTGTCCTTGTAACCGTTCTGCCACACGCCTTCGTCCAAGAATCGTTCTGTCTGGTCGGGCGGGTCTGAGTTGTCCCAGTAGGATCCAACGAGCCAATAATTGTTCTCCGCTGGTAACGTTCCGCCAGTCGGTTCACCGTCTTCTGCATTCGATGACTGCCATGCGTCATATGACACCTCAGGCAGAGGCTTGCCTTTGGCGGCAACTCTCTTAACAGCATCAATATAGAATTCCGCAGACAGCCCCTGAGGAGGCAGCTTGATGTCAAGGTAGGCGCGATTGACATTGTCCAGGTTCAAAAACGTGTCTGGCCGAATCCAGAACAGTCCCATAGTCAGATTGGTGGAGACGCCCCAGACATCGAGGGCCAAATCAAATGCCGACTCGAACTCCGGTGATTCAAGAGGCTTGTCGCCGAGGGCCAACCGAAAAACCTTCCAGAGTGTCGCGACGTCATCACGCCCACGTGTCGCCTGATACGCGATGAACCAGGAACGTTGATTATTCAGGACCGGAATGCCGTTGAAGTCCTCCGGCAAAGGACTTGTGGCCCCGAAAAGCTTTTTGACCTCGGCCAGAATCGCCAGTCGCCCTTCAGGGCGCGTCTGCCGATTAAATGAGCCCAGAAACGTGAATGGGTCGATCTCTTTGATCAGAAAGCTGGCCCCGTCTTTGTCCTTGTCGTTCAGCGGAGTAACCTTGACACCTTCTGAACGCAATTTGTCGAGGCACGCAATCAACTCGTCCTGGCGAGCTTCCCAATCAAGAAGCAGACCAGCCAGCTCTGTGTAGAGCGGAATCCAGGTGAATGTACTTTCCATGCAGTGTGAGTTCCTGAATCATAAATGCGCGCAACATCTCTTTGGTTGCGATGATTGTACAGAGATTTGATCACTCGTTCACGCGGCACGTCGTTCGTAGAGCCGAAGCAGACGACCATGATCTTGTCCGAAATCTAGCCAGAACGGTGCCTGGCGGTCCGTTCTTCGGCTCTGGCCAGTCAACCGAGTTCGGAATGCAACAGGTCGATCTTCAGGTAGCGAAAAGATCATGCTGCGGCGCGATAGGACTTCAAGTGCCCACCGAGTTCGGTTTGGCATACCGCTTTATGTTGAGATAGATTAACTACTGTCGGCTCCCCTTCATCGCAGACAGGTGGAAGATGATCGCGCCCAGTGTGCCCGCGGCGTCGGTTGTACCACTCCTGTGAAATCCTGAGGATGTGGTCCAAATGCTTTTCGCTAACCACGCAAAACGCGTTTAGGACCTCGTGTTTGAGTGTCTGAATCACTCGCTCGACGAATGCTTGAAGATTGGGCGACCGTGCCGGAGTCTTCTTGATTCTACAGCCAGTCGACCGGAAGACCTCGTCGAACGCGTCGACATACTTGGAGTCTTGGTCGTGTTGCAGAATCTCGCATGACAGGCCTTCGTCCTGTAAGTGCATATCGAAGTTGCGAGCTTGTTGAGTCGTCCATTCGGCGGTCGGATTTGCGGTGCATGGCGAGATCCAGATGCGTCGCGTTTCAACATGAATAAACACCAGGAAGTAGAGATCGACCATGCCTCTAATCGTCCATTTCCGCTTTGACGCAAAGTCACACTGCCACATCGTCGCCGCATGGCGTTTGAGAAAGTCCGACCAGGTATCAGGATGGTCACTCGGATCAGGACCGAGTCCGGCTTCGACCAGGACATTCTTGACTGTTTGCCGTGAGATCCGATGCCCTAGCCTTCGCATCGCCTGGACGATCTTGGTGTAACCCCAGCCGGTTTCTTTGCGGATCCGGATGATCGTGTCGGATATGCTCTGATCAATCCGTGGCCGGCCCGGCCTAATCTCGGTTTTGGACTTTGACCGTTTTGCTGGTCTGTCCTCCATCGTCCGGATCCAGCGACGGAACGTAGAGTAGCTGACGATTGAGATCAGTTCTTTGATGCGCGGGCCAAGCTTTCTTCCATGGCGGATCAGCCGCCGCCGCTCCTGATTGCTCAGCGTGATCCGATCAGGTAGCTTGCTCCGAAGGATTGCATTCTCCGCTTTCAGATAAGTCACTTGCTGGGCCAACTCCTGCCGAGTGAGCGAAGCAAGCAGTGCTAAAAGCGGGTGTATGATCGCGGCCATTCGAGCTGCCGATTCCTTTGCATATCCTGGAATAGTCGGGGTGGCAACATTTTTTTACCCCGCTGAAACGACGAGCGTACGGACCGATTCGCCCACTGCAATGGTCGCAAGCGTGAACCGTGGTTTGCCGTCCAGGCTTCGGCCGCGCCGTTCCGAAGTATCCGAACAGATTGCCAGCGATGGAGCTGCTGAGGGCGACATTCTCTCTCCCTGTTAACAACTCGCAGACATGTGAGAGAAAGCAGCGTCGGTTGACAGTAACGTCCCCCATAGATCTCGCATTTGCGTCGCCCGAGGACGAATCAAAAGGGACGGCAATTGCATTGCAAAAGGTGTGTTCAGCACGAAAAAGCCTGCGAAATCCGCCGACTCTCTCCGTATTGGTTTTGTACGGGGAGCTTTTTGAAAAACTACGGAACGAAGTACCGTCCAGTTAACGCCCGCAAGGCCCCAATCGGCCCGCGGGCGTTTCTCGTTTCGGCCCCGATTTTCGCGGTGTTACGCGACTTCTCGCCGGCCGGCCACCTCTCGCGCGTTCGCGAGCTGTCACCTCTGAGACAAGCGTGAAACCCAAGATCGCGCTCGAATCCCCGCCGAGACCGCCAAAACATCTCACTCTCTCTGTATCACGAGCCCAACCGGGTTAACGCCCGATCTCTCTTTGATGCACCGGGCCAACCTGCTCGCCAGTGCTTCCGCAAACCTCTCCCGAATTCAGCCAAGAGAGTCGCGAGAGACTGCGAGAGCTGCCACGCTCACCGCTCCCATGCGGGCACACCTCTGCGACAAACCTTGGCACGTGAGAGATCTCTGGTAGCAAGTCGCTATCCCGGAAAGCAAACCGGAGTTTCTGGTTGCGGTCTGCAACCGGATTGAATGAGTTGGAGCAGCTGCATCGCCTAAATAACAACGGCAACCCGAGCAGCGGTATTCACACGTCTGGAGTCGCTTGTTTTGTGACGCAATAATCCATGGTAATCAAAAGCAGAAAGCTTTTCGTATTCGCAATATGACCAATTGACTTCGAGCTCGCAGTGCTACCGCAACCTGTTCTCGCCGTGTCGAACACGATGTATAGAACCTACGGTGGTCGGTTTGTGTCGAAGCATTGACGCCGTTCACCAAGGAACTCAGTGGATTTGCATTGTGAATGTAACGCCTGAAAAATTGATCGATTCTGTCGTTCAGTTAAATCGTACGTCGGATTATCGAATGTCATTTTATGAGTTTGATGATCTCGAATCGCTTGAGGACCAAGAATCAAGAACAGCAGAGGTAATTGAGACTTTTCAGGCAATCATTGACGATGGAGTGACTGGCCTTTCCTTTCGGGACGATCCAGACAACGAGGAGTTCGAGGTTTCAGAAATCGTTCGCACAGCTGAAGAGTACAAGACACTTGATGCCAGAGACAAGGGTTGCATCTCGTTTCGATCGCGATCATTCCAGCTCGTATCGCCCAAGAGCGATATGGCTCATGCGGCACAGCATCAGCAAGATCGGCTACGATTGGTATCCAATGATGGCGTAGTCCTTTCGATCAACTACTCTCCCCTGCCCGTAGGCGTCTATGCGAGCGAGAAAGGGCTTTACAACGAATACGTTGTGTCCCCTCTTGGTTACTGTGCGGTAGAAGTTGACTTTGCAGAATCAAAAGTCAAACCAAGCGAAATTGTTCTAGACCAACTTATTGATCGATATCTCTTCGGACTTGCTGCTTCTCATGAAATCGTTTTTGAACGGAGCGAGTTCTTTATTGATGAAGAGCACGGAATGGACTGGTGGGAGGCGGGAGAGGAGCCGGATTTTCCGCTTCGGCCCCTAGACGAATACAATGAAGGTGTCCGGTTGTACGTAGCTGCTGTCCAAGTAACCGATCCGGAACTTCGCCTTTTTAGTCTGTACAAGGTGCTCGAGTATTTCGGACCGTGCGTTAAGAACCTGGATTCTCATGAATCGTTGCGGAAAAAGCTTGATCGTCCTGAAGCACTGCAGCCTACGGGGCAATTTCTTCGAGAGATTCTTTCGTTAGCGAAGGACTACGAAAAGCAAACGGCCGAGCGTGATTTGATCAAGCGAGTATTGCTAACGGGTACAGACCTACCCGGCCTCCTTGAGGCACTTCCTGATAAGTTAAAGCGAGGCTTTGATGGCAATAGCTCGAAACTCGAAAAGGTCGCAAGAGATGTTGCCGATGCGATTTGCTCTACGCGGAATTATGTAGCTCATGCCAAAGCGAACTACTCTCCGACAGGCACTGAGTGTGCTGGTGACGACTTGCTCAAGCTTAACCAGTTTGTAGCCGGAGCGGCGCAACAGCTGATTCGCTGGTACAACCGGCTTCCAGAACATCTGAAAAACGAG is a window of Roseiconus lacunae DNA encoding:
- a CDS encoding MotA/TolQ/ExbB proton channel family protein, with the translated sequence MVRGIDSFNAALTLGGESSTVGGFDVTKTAAQSQVDEGSGNEREILEWEVSITNPKKTPILKIRVEEVRSSSWLFRGTSEIACQIAVPGGGNSWSDDANDDSKTEFELVLDKFVLYRAQPESILTPFTFTVETPASVHVFDKAVTYSLLYVNEKSAYYKNKDVSGYTRDEQAESVLVKALASRFRKSFGTLAADSQSARRVNGMIQWCTVWAFSALIIVLVSRYVTYVQLEEGALPVEDRKRNTGEEKPAVDGNPIFTLEELKNPNHVTIDSKAETVRLKSAEHLRSKAQDRTRLWPSRNSTSTTPVFLELYKEAASAFLLSRDYKAVPEFVDSKAASLIDERSARLGSVKYFLWAIPSIGFVGTVVGIGNALLATIDVDAENPVTASIAKSMVSSSIGVAFDTTLVALLLSLIAMLIYHLATQAEELVVSDAADNVRELFIQGGVHIDEDARASAIVSALTNSLSDVEKSTAQLKVTADELRGIAGLDEQVKGGVNRIGKALNTLASRQTSQLKEYAERTDRVYRRVRFFGVILLSLVLVCLTLTGLVAWDAFAGDGWLSSLRPER
- a CDS encoding nucleotidyl transferase AbiEii/AbiGii toxin family protein, with the translated sequence MFPVEAFERTIGKFVAIAALIDLPFHLTGGSISSAYGEPRLTQDIDIVVSPEIVQCRVDDLVNLLGSSDFMFTESVIRQAVQGGGLFQLLDKSESLKLDIYARELIPGELQRSQTIELFEGVFLPVVSRTDAAISKLIWIDKGSQRSRRDFRGIFRACDEKQQSEIQNKATDMHLGKLLNEVLAESDEIR
- a CDS encoding 5-methylcytosine restriction system specificity protein McrC codes for the protein MIQTGPPTAQLTKTGIPVRNLWHMLLYAWDVVHLKSHWKSDVENAPTLDALLATILANLIQQRLRIGLGRDYRDHASEIAGVRGRVDFNESLKRMSFQHGRACCQFQVFSANVPKNQIVRSTMARLVQVGEFGSSVPEANKLRARLRRLVRDMEAVDLVELKAASIRREQLQRHDHDYRLMLAICYLINQMQMPTEDPGITGLSYLDRDAFTLYDIYEQFVAKFYSHHLEDWSVSPQQKLAWPTDDASDYLPVMYPDLTLQHQASGHLIILDTKFTAKVLVTGRWGNQTFNRDHLFQIYAYLKSQEHQSENHKTATGILLYPTVEHDISESITIQGHSLRWETVDLSKHWEEIESDLLEIPNTVLTKYLQPTAIYKPE
- a CDS encoding AAA family ATPase, coding for MESTFTWIPLYTELAGLLLDWEARQDELIACLDKLRSEGVKVTPLNDKDKDGASFLIKEIDPFTFLGSFNRQTRPEGRLAILAEVKKLFGATSPLPEDFNGIPVLNNQRSWFIAYQATRGRDDVATLWKVFRLALGDKPLESPEFESAFDLALDVWGVSTNLTMGLFWIRPDTFLNLDNVNRAYLDIKLPPQGLSAEFYIDAVKRVAAKGKPLPEVSYDAWQSSNAEDGEPTGGTLPAENNYWLVGSYWDNSDPPDQTERFLDEGVWQNGYKDKYLEEVRSIKVGDRIAVKSSSTQKKNLPFDARGNTVSKMSIKAIGTVVANRGDGRTVEVEWEPNFKQKDWFFYTDRRTIWRLRTDADYQHNDLSSRLVDFIWNRADQDYDWFCNRWWDADGASEPESNEDDEGSTYEPYSIDDIITSGVFLPEPEIVQALERLRSKKNLILQGAPGVGKTFVARKLAYALMEEKANDRLEMVQFHQTFSYEDFIRGYRPLPDKAGTFGLQDAIFYRFCKRAEGDPDRDYVFIIDEINRGNLGQIFGELLMLIEADKRGPEFAVPLVYQRKDEPRFFVPANVHLIGLMNLADRSLAIVDYALRRRFAFITLTPQYSSSIFREWLLDRQIKEELADLVATRMLALNQEIAEDPLLGENYQVGHSFFCPKGEDFSGLDREWYEGVVRTEIVPLLKEYWFDNAKRVEQAQEGLLAK
- a CDS encoding integrase core domain-containing protein, translated to MAAIIHPLLALLASLTRQELAQQVTYLKAENAILRSKLPDRITLSNQERRRLIRHGRKLGPRIKELISIVSYSTFRRWIRTMEDRPAKRSKSKTEIRPGRPRIDQSISDTIIRIRKETGWGYTKIVQAMRRLGHRISRQTVKNVLVEAGLGPDPSDHPDTWSDFLKRHAATMWQCDFASKRKWTIRGMVDLYFLVFIHVETRRIWISPCTANPTAEWTTQQARNFDMHLQDEGLSCEILQHDQDSKYVDAFDEVFRSTGCRIKKTPARSPNLQAFVERVIQTLKHEVLNAFCVVSEKHLDHILRISQEWYNRRRGHTGRDHLPPVCDEGEPTVVNLSQHKAVCQTELGGHLKSYRAAA